A segment of the Fusobacterium ulcerans genome:
ATTATTGTTTCTACAACATTACTATTTTTCATCTTTTCACCTGCTTAAAAAAATATATTTTTTATCTGACCACTCTGCATTCCACTTAAAAATCTTCCATTCATTATACCGTTTTTTTCACTAATACTTCCAAGTATATATTCAAAATAAAGTCCTGTTTTATTTTTTTCAAAATATTTTATAGCATTTTCCGACACAGAACTATATTTTATATCAAATGTTATAATATTGCCATTTGAATCACAAGAATCAAATTTAAGCTTCTGCTCTATTTTATCATATTCTATATTTTTTATCTCTTCTGCTTTTATTAAAAATATATTTTTAGTTGCTGAATATGGTTCAAAATACTTAAATTTGTGTTTTCTTAACTCTTCTCCTATGAAAGAGTAATCAGAAACTGCTATTTCCTGTACATCCTCTTCTGAAGTTTTTCCTTTTATACTGCAAACTGTAGATTTTGCAGAAGATACTTTTCCAGTAGATAATTTTGCATCTCTTAAAGTCATTTTTGACATGGATACTTCTTTGAAAGAAAGATCGTTTGACCATACCTGTCCCATATTGTACAAAGTCCCCAATTGTGAACTATTTTCATAAGGTCTGAGAGTGCTCATAGATAAAATAGTTTTTATATCCTTACAATAAAAATAAGCTGTTACTAAAAGATCATTTCTTTTAGTCAGTCCTCCAGAAGCTCCCAATCCCATTAATTCAATGTTATCAAGATTAAATTTCTCTTCCTGTCTCTGTCCTGCCAGCATCAGTTTCTTTCTGTTATTTTCTGTCACAAGAAGAGCTGATGTCCTATTATAGACAGAACATAATATATGCATCAATCTTTTATTAGAAAAAGATATATTTTTAGAAAAATAAAATCCCAGTTCACTTGAAAGATTTTTTAATTCATCTGCTGCTGCAAAAAATTTTATTCCATAAGTCTGTATATAGAATTTTTCTGCCTGGCTTATTTCATTTCCAGTTAATCCAGATATTCCTCTATCAAATATAGAACTTATAAAAAGATGGAGATTTTGTATAATTTCTCTCTCCTTTTCTCCTATTTCTATTTTATCATACTCTGTGTCTTCCTCTGTTATTTTTCCTTCCTTTATCAAGTAAGATATCAGAGCATATGCTTTATGTGAACATATTCCTTTTTCTTTACAAGAACACATAGCATTTTCTATAGAGTTTTCCTTTGGAAAATATACTTTTACACTTTGAC
Coding sequences within it:
- a CDS encoding SWIM zinc finger family protein, with translation MDSKNSIINEIKSFLPFINEEFIVSISNKGIYKRSIKDLEKARENISLAVKDTGLIEVKIEDAVVELNVNIQNSKCTCPSSSICKHIVMALLYLKEFYDNNQDGAEEIKEEAKEEIDETVFYEELKKLTGEKVLELVGKKNYNSLINSIFIRNEAVFEYGDMLTVSIASQSVKVYFPKENSIENAMCSCKEKGICSHKAYALISYLIKEGKITEEDTEYDKIEIGEKEREIIQNLHLFISSIFDRGISGLTGNEISQAEKFYIQTYGIKFFAAADELKNLSSELGFYFSKNISFSNKRLMHILCSVYNRTSALLVTENNRKKLMLAGQRQEEKFNLDNIELMGLGASGGLTKRNDLLVTAYFYCKDIKTILSMSTLRPYENSSQLGTLYNMGQVWSNDLSFKEVSMSKMTLRDAKLSTGKVSSAKSTVCSIKGKTSEEDVQEIAVSDYSFIGEELRKHKFKYFEPYSATKNIFLIKAEEIKNIEYDKIEQKLKFDSCDSNGNIITFDIKYSSVSENAIKYFEKNKTGLYFEYILGSISEKNGIMNGRFLSGMQSGQIKNIFF